In [Phormidium] sp. ETS-05, the genomic window GCTCCCCGATACCCAGTTCTAACCCTAGGAGCATATCGCCAGAGAACTGATTTTTGGTTTTTTGGCAAAATTGGATGTATCTAGGAATTTCTTCGAGGAGTTTGCCCAGATTTTTCCCTTCAAAAAACCCATTTAAGGCCGTGTTATGCAGGGCGTAACCGGCATATTCCAAATCGCCGCATTCCAATGCCGCCTGATAACCATCGTGATTCAGGTTATTAGAATATTTTATATGCTGGAACCAGTAATTAACACCGTTGGCCAAACCGATGTAGGCTCGGCATTTTAAATCCTTAGCGTTCCACTTATCAATCAGCTTAATTGCCAGTTTGCCAAACTGATAGGCGGATTGATAATCGCCCAATACCGAGGTGAGGAGAATCCCGTAGTTAGTGTAGCAAATGCAGGATTCTGGGGTGCTGCCGTATTCCAGGGAGATGTTGACGCCTTTGAGAAAAATTACCATCCAGAGTTGAGGGCTGGTGAGGTAAGCGGATAGACCCAAGTTGGTCAGCAGTTTGAGCGCCAGTTTTTTCTCACTGCTGGTCATGGGGGGGTCATCAACCAAGGCGGGGATATCCCGGTCTTGCCACTGTTGTTTCGCGGCGGCGAATTCGGCGCTAATAGCTTCGGACAAATTATCTTCGGGCAACTCCACCCCCAACAGACCTAGAGCCTTTTTCCCCACCCGGATTGCTTCGTCATATTGTGCCCGCAAACCGTACTGCACGATGAGGAGGTTGTAAATTTCGGCAGTCTCATCAATGGTTTTTGCCCGCTCCAAAGTCAGATTAATAAACTCTAAAGATGCCTCGAAGTTGCCATTTAAATACTCTACTACCGCCCTTTCTTTGTGCAAATTAAAAGCCAATTCATAGTAATTTGACCAGGAATTTGCAGGCAGTCCCTCTATCCCCGCCGTGAGATATGCCTTTGCCGCCACATAAGCAGTAGCATCTTGAGCTTTTTTCCCCGCTTCCAAATTCAGAGCAGCCAGTTCTAGCTTTTCCGCCTCCTCCGCAATCAAGTAGCGACCGACGTTCATGTGGTCCACCAGCTCAAACACCCGATCGGATCGGTATTCCACCGGCGTACTCGCCAGGAGCATCCGCCCGATGCGCAAGTGGACCGCCTGTTTTTGGTCATCATCAATCAGGGAATAAGCCGCCTGCTGCACCCGATCGTGCAAAAACTTATAACTGAGAATCAGCAGGGGAAAATTAATCAGCTCCTCCTCTGGCATGGACATATCAGAGATAGGCAGCAGCAAACCCTCCTTAATCGCAGGCAACAACCCTTGAAACGTCGTGGTTGCCTCCATTTCATAAATCAGACACAGAGTATTTAAATCAAACTGACTCCCCAGACAAGCTCCCAAGCGCAACACCTCCTGAGTTGCCTCGGGCAGTTTCTTGAGCTTGCCAATCATCAACTCCACCACATTTTCCGTAATCCCCACCGCTTCAATCTGGGCGATATCCCACTGCCAACCCCCAATCTTGTTCGCTTGCGGCGGCTCAAACGTGATTAGGTTCTCCTGATACAGAGTTTTCAAAAACTGATTCACAAAAAAGGGATTCCCCTCAGTTTTGCGTACCACCAACTCCGCCAAAGGTTTGACAGACTCCAGGGGACGATGCAAAGTATCGGCAATCAACTCCCCCACTTGCTCCACATTCAAAGGGGTGAGGATTTCCTGACTCACCACCGCCCCAAGCTGCCGCAAAGCCTCCACCGTCATCATCAGGGGGTGAGTAGGGCTCACCTCATTATCCCGATAAGCACCAATGAGGAATAGGTATTGCATCTGCTCGTCCGCCATCATCAGCTTGAGCAGCTTCAACGAGCCGGAGTCTGCCCACTGCAAATCGTCCAAAAATATCACCAGGGGATGCTCTGGGCTACAAAACACCTCGATGAAATTTTGAAACACAAAATTAAACCGGTTTTGCGCCTCCGCTGGTTTCAATTCTGGGACTGGGGGTTGTGGCCCGATAATCAGTTCCACTTCGGGAATCACATCAATGATAATTTGGCCATTAGGACCGAGTGCCGCCAAAATCTTTTCCCGCCACTGGGTTAACTGAGCTTCGCTTTGGGACAGCAGCAGCCGCACCAATTCTGAAAAGGCGCTGACCACGGCGGAGTAGGGAATACTGCGCTGAAACTGGTCAAATTTCCCGGCGATGAAATACCCCGAACCTCGGACGATCGGCGATGTAATTTCCCCCACTAAAGCTGACTTGCCGATACCGGAATACCCCGCCACCAGCACCATCTCGGTGGATCCCTGCTTCACCCGATCGAACGCCGCCAGGAGGTTGTCAATTTCTGCTTGCCGCCCGTACAGTTTTTGGGGAATTTGAAATTTTTCTGAAATATCTTGCTTGCCCAGAGTAAATTCTGTTATATTCCCCACTTCTTGCAACTGATCCAAACATATTACCAAATCAGCTTTTAGTCCCCAGGCGCTTTGGTAACGTTCTTCCGGGCTCTTCGCCATCAGCTTCATCACAATATCGGAAATCGCTTTCGGGATTTCCGAAAGCCGATCGTGCGGAGGCAACGGCTGTTTCGCAATATGAGCATGCACCAGCTCCATCGCATCACTACTGGTAAAAGGTAGCTCGCCTAACAGCAACTCATAGAAAGTAGCGCCCAAAGAATAAAAATCCGTGCGATAGTCTAGCTGGCGGTTCATCCTCCCCGTTTGTTCTGGGGACATATAGGCAAAAGTACCCTCCAAATGGCCGGATTTAGGAGAATTGTCCCTCCCCAAAATCAGCGCAATGCTGAAATCGATAATTTTTAGCTGTCCCGTCACCGGATTATAGACAATATTCGACGGGTTAATATCTTTATGAATAATATTGCGGGCGTGCAGCTCGCCCAGACTCTCAGCGATTTTGATGGCGAGACTGAGAAATCCCAACATAGTGAATTTTTGGGAATCCATCAAAATCCGCAGGGATTCGCCGCCAAAATCCTCTAATACCATGACCAGCGTATTTTTAAGGGGCAGAATTTCATAGGCTTTCACCGAACATTCGCTATCAATCGAGCTGGCAATCTCATATTCTTGCTGATATCTAGCGATATCCGCTTCTGTGGGGTATTCTTGTTTGAGGATTTTAATGATAACTGGTAGATTATCCTGGTTGCGCCGCCCTCGATACACTACTGAATTTGAACTTTCATAGATGAGGGACAAAATCTGGTATCCGGGAATTGCGATCATGGTATAGTTACGCTTGTCATTTGTCATTTGTCATTAGTCCTTTGTCACTTGTCACTTGTCCCTTGTCACTTGTCACTTGTCACTTGTCACTTGTCCGCAAAGAGAGCTTGTCATTTGTCACTTGTCAGCTTTCACTTGTATGACCAAACAAAGGACAAATGACAAAGGACAAATGACAAAGGACAAAGGACAAATGACAATTGTCAATTGTCAATTACCAAAGGTCCGCGCAGCGATCGGCATCCGCCAACCGGTCCCAAAGGCTCGATCGGTCACTTTCAGACCGGGAGGCGCTTGGCGGCGCTTGAACTCAGCCACCCTCACCAGTTTAACCACTCGCTCCACCGTGGCGGGTTCATGGCCAGCAGCTTCAATTTCTGCTCTGGATTGGTGTTTTTCAATCAACCGGTGCAGGATATCATCTAGGATATCGTATGGAGGCAAAGAGTCCTGGTCCACTTGCCCCGGTTTCAGTTCCGCACTGGGAGCCTTAGACAGAACATTGGGGGGGATGATAGTTTGATTGTGGCCAAAAATCGCCGCACCGTGGGCGTTGAGCCAAGCACAAATGGAGTAAACGCGAGTTTTGGGTACGTCGGCGATCGCCGCCAAACCACCATTCATATCCCCGTACAGAGTGCAATACCCCACCGCCATTTCCGACTTATTCCCCGTACTCAGCAGCAAATGGCCGAATTTATTCGCCAAAGCCATCAGCAAATTACCCCGAATCCGCGATTGCAAGTTTTCCTCCGTAACATCCGCCGCCAAGCCAGCAAACACTGAGTGCAAAGCGCGATCGTACCCCGCCATCAGCTCCCCAATGGGCAAAATCTCGGTTTTCATCGCCAAAGAAGCCGCTAAGACCTCAGCATCCGTTACCGAATGGTCAGAACTATAAGGAGAAGGCATCAAAACCCCCAGGACATTTTCTGACCCCAAAGCCGCCACCGCGATCGCTGCCACCAACGACGAATCTATCCCCCCGCTCAAACCCATCACTGCCGACCTAAACCCACATTTCCTCGCATAATCTCCCACCCCCAACACCAAAGCTCTAAACATCTCCTCATCGGCGCTTTCCGGTGGTGCTACCAGCTTACTTCCCCCCACCAAATCTCTCTGACTTTCGTCAAATTCCACTGTCACCAAATCCGTGGTAAAATAGCCAGCGCGGCTCACCAACTCCCCGCCACGATTAAACGCCGAGCTGCAGCCATCAAAAATCAAATCATCATTGCCCCCCACTTGATTCGCATAAATCACCGGAATTTGATAGCGCTTCGCCGCATGCGCCAGCATCGCCTCCCGTAACTTTTGTTTACCCACCGTATAAGGGGAAGCGGACAAATTAATAATCAAATCCACATTGGCCGCCGCCAAATCCGCGATCGGATTATGAGCATAACTGCGCTTCCCCCAAAATTCCTCATCATTCCACAAATCCTCGCAAATCGTCACCCCGATTTTTAACTCCCCAATCGAGCTAATAAAAAAATTGCTCACCGTTGCGGGTTCAAAATAGCGATGTTCGTCAAAAACATCATAAGTAGGGAGCAGGCGCTTATGGAAAAACTGCTGAATTTTCCCATTTTCCAATCTGGCAATACTATTAAACAGAGATTTCCCCCCATTATTCGCCGCCGTGGGATTCGGGGTGGCATTGCCCACCAAAACCGCAATTTCCGCCGGTAATTCCGCCGCTAATTCCTGCAATTGCACCCCCATCGCCTGAATAAAACTAGGATTCAGCAGCAAATCTCGCGGCGGATAGCCACATAAAGATAGCTCTGGCGTCAACAGCAGGTTTACTCCTTCCTGGGCAGCTTTTTGGGCAGCTTCCAGGATTTTGCTCGCGTTCCCCTTCAGGTCGCCAATAGTGGGATTAAGTTGTGCAACTGCGATTTTCATAGTTTGTTGTTTGTAGTAGGGCTTTAGCCCTCAAAGTTCGTAGTAGGGCTTTAGCCCTCTTGATGAAGTTCGTAGCACCCTCCTTCAGCCCTCAAAGTTTGTAGTTGGGCTTCAGCCCTCTTTCCGGAGGTTCGTAGTTGGGCTTCAGCCCTCTTTCCGGAGGTTCGTAGCACCCTCCTTCAGCCCTCTTTCCGGAGGTTCGTAGTTGGGCTTCAGCCCTCTTTCCGGAGGTTCGTAGCACCCTCCTTCAGCCCTCTTTCCGGAGGTTCGTAGTTGGGCTTCAGCCCTCTTTCCGGAGGTTCGTAGTTGGGCTTCAGCCCTCTTTCCGGAGGTTCGTAGTTGGGCTTCAGCCCAAAAAAATGGTAGTTTTTGGAGGGCTAAAGCCCAACTACAAACCTTTCCGGAGGGCTAAAGCCCAACTACAAACCTTTCCGGAGGGCTAAAGCCCAACTACAAACCTTTCCGGAGGGCTAAAGCCCAACTACGAACCAACCGAGAACAAATTCTGGCGCTGGATATATTCTTTCACTACTGGGGGGACAATATCCCCGTCTTTGTCCTCCCCCTGACGATAGGCGGTGGAAGAAGTCGCCGGAGGGACAAATTCGGCCAATCTGACGCGGGCCCCCATCTGTTGTAACCGCTCCCAGTCCCGGGCGTCCGCCACATAACCCGATCGGTGCCCCGACCTAACCATACGAGGCACCACCAAGAGCGGCACTTGAGAGAGCAATTCCGCCGCCCGATACCACCGGTGTATTTGCCCCACCAAGTCAGCACCGATGACCAAAGTCAACACCGCATCAGGCCATAATTGCCTTGCCCGGTTCACAGTTTCAATAGTGTAAGGACTGCTCAGTTCCGGGTAAAAGCCGATATTAGCATCCGTTTGCTGGATTTCGGCCACCACCAACTGCAACATAGCGGCGCGATGATTTAGAGGCGTTTGCTGTTGCAACTTCATCGGATTATCCGCCGCCCACACCGCCACCCAGTCAAATTCCCCACACAACCAAGAGAGGATTGCTTGATGGCCCATAGTGGGGGGGTCGGCGCTAGTGCCAAATAGAGCGATTTTCATTTCTTTTGTCGTTTGTCCCTTGTCCTCTGTCCTTTGTC contains:
- a CDS encoding serine/threonine-protein kinase PknK; this encodes MTNDKRNYTMIAIPGYQILSLIYESSNSVVYRGRRNQDNLPVIIKILKQEYPTEADIARYQQEYEIASSIDSECSVKAYEILPLKNTLVMVLEDFGGESLRILMDSQKFTMLGFLSLAIKIAESLGELHARNIIHKDINPSNIVYNPVTGQLKIIDFSIALILGRDNSPKSGHLEGTFAYMSPEQTGRMNRQLDYRTDFYSLGATFYELLLGELPFTSSDAMELVHAHIAKQPLPPHDRLSEIPKAISDIVMKLMAKSPEERYQSAWGLKADLVICLDQLQEVGNITEFTLGKQDISEKFQIPQKLYGRQAEIDNLLAAFDRVKQGSTEMVLVAGYSGIGKSALVGEITSPIVRGSGYFIAGKFDQFQRSIPYSAVVSAFSELVRLLLSQSEAQLTQWREKILAALGPNGQIIIDVIPEVELIIGPQPPVPELKPAEAQNRFNFVFQNFIEVFCSPEHPLVIFLDDLQWADSGSLKLLKLMMADEQMQYLFLIGAYRDNEVSPTHPLMMTVEALRQLGAVVSQEILTPLNVEQVGELIADTLHRPLESVKPLAELVVRKTEGNPFFVNQFLKTLYQENLITFEPPQANKIGGWQWDIAQIEAVGITENVVELMIGKLKKLPEATQEVLRLGACLGSQFDLNTLCLIYEMEATTTFQGLLPAIKEGLLLPISDMSMPEEELINFPLLILSYKFLHDRVQQAAYSLIDDDQKQAVHLRIGRMLLASTPVEYRSDRVFELVDHMNVGRYLIAEEAEKLELAALNLEAGKKAQDATAYVAAKAYLTAGIEGLPANSWSNYYELAFNLHKERAVVEYLNGNFEASLEFINLTLERAKTIDETAEIYNLLIVQYGLRAQYDEAIRVGKKALGLLGVELPEDNLSEAISAEFAAAKQQWQDRDIPALVDDPPMTSSEKKLALKLLTNLGLSAYLTSPQLWMVIFLKGVNISLEYGSTPESCICYTNYGILLTSVLGDYQSAYQFGKLAIKLIDKWNAKDLKCRAYIGLANGVNYWFQHIKYSNNLNHDGYQAALECGDLEYAGYALHNTALNGFFEGKNLGKLLEEIPRYIQFCQKTKNQFSGDMLLGLELGIGELTRVGTESGTDGEPIPDKDADYQASCQANQNFYGLCVYLIRSLQIRYLFGDLSGALERAQAAEKLLPFITGTLPVADYTFYHALTLAALYEEEPGGPGDRETSGALTPNPSPRGRGDQDTGRPTDYGKN
- a CDS encoding nicotinate-nucleotide adenylyltransferase; the encoded protein is MKIALFGTSADPPTMGHQAILSWLCGEFDWVAVWAADNPMKLQQQTPLNHRAAMLQLVVAEIQQTDANIGFYPELSSPYTIETVNRARQLWPDAVLTLVIGADLVGQIHRWYRAAELLSQVPLLVVPRMVRSGHRSGYVADARDWERLQQMGARVRLAEFVPPATSSTAYRQGEDKDGDIVPPVVKEYIQRQNLFSVGS
- a CDS encoding NAD+ synthase, giving the protein MKIAVAQLNPTIGDLKGNASKILEAAQKAAQEGVNLLLTPELSLCGYPPRDLLLNPSFIQAMGVQLQELAAELPAEIAVLVGNATPNPTAANNGGKSLFNSIARLENGKIQQFFHKRLLPTYDVFDEHRYFEPATVSNFFISSIGELKIGVTICEDLWNDEEFWGKRSYAHNPIADLAAANVDLIINLSASPYTVGKQKLREAMLAHAAKRYQIPVIYANQVGGNDDLIFDGCSSAFNRGGELVSRAGYFTTDLVTVEFDESQRDLVGGSKLVAPPESADEEMFRALVLGVGDYARKCGFRSAVMGLSGGIDSSLVAAIAVAALGSENVLGVLMPSPYSSDHSVTDAEVLAASLAMKTEILPIGELMAGYDRALHSVFAGLAADVTEENLQSRIRGNLLMALANKFGHLLLSTGNKSEMAVGYCTLYGDMNGGLAAIADVPKTRVYSICAWLNAHGAAIFGHNQTIIPPNVLSKAPSAELKPGQVDQDSLPPYDILDDILHRLIEKHQSRAEIEAAGHEPATVERVVKLVRVAEFKRRQAPPGLKVTDRAFGTGWRMPIAARTFGN